One genomic window of Globicephala melas chromosome 8, mGloMel1.2, whole genome shotgun sequence includes the following:
- the LOC115848529 gene encoding oocyte-secreted protein 2-like isoform X2: MDWLMVSVSPCANSSNLYIFADELYLGSGCPVTRIQTYAYDFIYPVHDCGIRTKVVSEDTLLFQTEVYFNPRSIHCDHQKIPVECSASRKSVWLTPVSTDNEIKLDPSPFIPDFETTAEELGLLNSSQTDSIFTEKLKLGNWAHEFCWKNNGFIQK, encoded by the exons ATGGACTGGCTGATGGTCTCTGTAAGCCCATGTGCAAACAGCAGCAATTTGTATATATTTGCTGATGAATTATATCTGGGATCGGGTTGCCCTGTGACTCGGATACAAACATATGCCTATGATTTTATATACCCTGTGCATGACTGTGGGATCAGGACAAAG GTTGTTTCAGAGGATACTCTCCTTTTTCAAACAGAGGTGTACTTTAACCCTAGGAGTATACATTGTGACCATCAGAAAATCCCTGTGGAATGTTCTGCCTCTAG GAAATCAGTGTGGCTTACACCAGTTTCTacagataatgaaataaaattggatCCCAGTCCCTTTATTCCTGATTTTGAGACAACAGCAGAAGAGTTAGGATTATTAAATTCTAGTCAAACTGACTCCATATTTACAGAGAAATTGAAACTTGGAAATTGGGCTCATGAATTTTGTTGGAAAAACAATGgttttatacaaaaataa
- the LOC115848529 gene encoding oocyte-secreted protein 2-like isoform X1, which translates to MTATCTTTLKISCSMDWLMVSVSPCANSSNLYIFADELYLGSGCPVTRIQTYAYDFIYPVHDCGIRTKVVSEDTLLFQTEVYFNPRSIHCDHQKIPVECSASRKSVWLTPVSTDNEIKLDPSPFIPDFETTAEELGLLNSSQTDSIFTEKLKLGNWAHEFCWKNNGFIQK; encoded by the exons TGAAAATAAGTTGTTCTATGGACTGGCTGATGGTCTCTGTAAGCCCATGTGCAAACAGCAGCAATTTGTATATATTTGCTGATGAATTATATCTGGGATCGGGTTGCCCTGTGACTCGGATACAAACATATGCCTATGATTTTATATACCCTGTGCATGACTGTGGGATCAGGACAAAG GTTGTTTCAGAGGATACTCTCCTTTTTCAAACAGAGGTGTACTTTAACCCTAGGAGTATACATTGTGACCATCAGAAAATCCCTGTGGAATGTTCTGCCTCTAG GAAATCAGTGTGGCTTACACCAGTTTCTacagataatgaaataaaattggatCCCAGTCCCTTTATTCCTGATTTTGAGACAACAGCAGAAGAGTTAGGATTATTAAATTCTAGTCAAACTGACTCCATATTTACAGAGAAATTGAAACTTGGAAATTGGGCTCATGAATTTTGTTGGAAAAACAATGgttttatacaaaaataa